From Microscilla marina ATCC 23134, the proteins below share one genomic window:
- a CDS encoding ferredoxin → MVTITQQRHKCIGCHYCVELAYDRWRMSKKDGKSVLLGATEKKGFYTVRVGDEELDDNLKAAEACPVKIIQVRQR, encoded by the coding sequence ATGGTTACAATTACCCAACAACGACACAAATGCATTGGTTGCCATTATTGCGTAGAGCTTGCCTATGACCGCTGGCGTATGTCGAAAAAAGATGGTAAGAGTGTGTTATTAGGTGCCACTGAAAAAAAAGGGTTTTATACGGTGAGGGTAGGAGACGAAGAACTGGACGATAACCTAAAAGCAGCGGAGGCTTGCCCGGTAAAAATTATTCAGGTGCGGCAACGATAG
- a CDS encoding GEVED domain-containing protein: MKINQFWAKSINSILSTLLLVFFANLQAWSQTPLNDLVEKVNFKFDSKSRTTGNSWKDVQLPTNAIYGRFIISKANLGKYSKVIFTSYKDGQQQVLTGGQLREWGNSSAYFNGNQLSVQVIQDSRDKGHVFLEMEQMIVGYPTRGIKSQCGSTDDRIPSNDAAVGRIVPVGCTGWLITNGKMVTAGHCTGSSAQILEFNVPASNSNGSIVHPPVKDQYPLLTSSLQTGYPSEDWAVYNLGTNSETGLTALAAQNKSFNVVQTNAANTIRITGFGVEKSSNNPYNPERNQTQQTHTGPFSSATGTKLYYATDTEGGNSGSPVIDEATGNAIGVHTHGGCSTGSNSGTNAQLQSFWNAMGLGDGNPDPGTYCVSKGNNVSDEYISKVVFGSINKSSDGGNGYSDFTATSTDVALNSTTTISITPTWTGTQYNEAYSVWIDFNQDGDFGDAGEQVFTKAASQVTPVTGNITIPASAKEGTTRMRVSMKYNAVPTSCETFTYGEVEDYTVNITNGTTPAPTYCASKGNNVSDEYISKVVFGSINNSSDGSNGYTDFTSTSTSIAPGSSATITITPTWTGTVYSEGYSVWIDFNRDGDFTDAGEQVFTQSATQSTSVSGTISIPASATTGATRMRVSMKYNAVPTSCESFTYGEVEDYTVNIGGASVESAAKNLPAETVVLYPSPAKSGQNINMRSNQAGQVYTVMSALGRVVLSGKVSDSNFQINTSKLGKGLYILRVGKSTRKFLID, from the coding sequence ATGAAAATTAATCAATTCTGGGCAAAATCGATCAATTCGATTTTGTCCACACTTTTGCTTGTCTTTTTTGCAAATCTTCAAGCATGGTCGCAAACCCCTCTAAACGACCTGGTAGAAAAAGTAAACTTCAAGTTTGACAGTAAATCCCGTACTACGGGCAACTCATGGAAAGATGTGCAGTTGCCCACAAATGCGATTTATGGGCGTTTTATTATTTCTAAGGCTAACCTTGGGAAGTATAGCAAAGTTATTTTCACCTCTTACAAAGATGGACAACAGCAAGTTTTGACTGGTGGACAGCTAAGAGAGTGGGGCAACTCTAGTGCTTATTTTAATGGTAACCAATTGAGCGTACAGGTTATTCAAGACTCACGCGACAAAGGGCATGTTTTTCTTGAAATGGAGCAAATGATTGTGGGTTATCCTACCCGTGGCATCAAGTCGCAGTGTGGTAGTACTGACGATCGCATACCTTCAAACGATGCAGCAGTTGGCCGTATTGTACCAGTAGGATGTACAGGGTGGTTAATTACCAACGGTAAAATGGTAACAGCGGGTCACTGTACAGGTTCAAGTGCCCAAATACTGGAATTCAATGTACCTGCTTCTAACTCTAATGGCTCTATTGTACACCCCCCAGTAAAAGACCAATATCCTCTTTTGACTTCTTCATTGCAAACTGGTTATCCATCTGAAGACTGGGCAGTATACAACTTAGGCACCAACTCTGAGACTGGTTTGACGGCATTGGCAGCTCAAAACAAGTCTTTCAACGTGGTACAAACTAATGCTGCAAACACGATCAGAATTACTGGTTTTGGGGTAGAAAAAAGCAGCAACAATCCTTATAACCCTGAAAGAAACCAAACCCAACAAACCCATACCGGACCTTTTTCGAGTGCTACTGGTACTAAATTGTACTATGCCACAGATACTGAGGGTGGTAACTCTGGTTCGCCTGTAATTGATGAGGCTACTGGTAACGCGATTGGTGTACACACCCACGGAGGTTGTTCTACAGGTTCCAATAGCGGAACAAACGCGCAGTTACAAAGCTTTTGGAATGCAATGGGGCTTGGTGACGGTAACCCCGACCCAGGTACTTACTGTGTTTCTAAAGGAAACAACGTGAGCGATGAATATATTAGTAAGGTAGTATTTGGCAGCATCAACAAAAGCTCAGATGGCGGCAATGGCTATTCTGATTTTACGGCGACAAGCACCGATGTAGCACTTAATTCTACCACTACCATCTCTATTACCCCTACCTGGACAGGTACTCAGTACAACGAAGCCTACAGTGTATGGATTGATTTTAACCAAGACGGTGATTTTGGTGATGCTGGCGAGCAGGTCTTTACTAAAGCGGCAAGCCAAGTTACTCCTGTAACTGGTAATATTACCATTCCGGCCAGCGCCAAAGAGGGAACTACCCGTATGCGTGTGTCAATGAAATACAATGCAGTGCCTACTTCTTGCGAAACTTTTACTTATGGTGAAGTAGAAGACTACACCGTAAACATTACTAATGGAACCACCCCTGCACCTACTTACTGTGCTTCTAAAGGTAATAATGTGAGCGACGAATATATTAGTAAGGTAGTATTTGGTAGTATCAACAATAGCTCTGACGGAAGCAATGGTTACACCGATTTTACTTCTACGTCTACCTCTATAGCTCCTGGCAGCAGTGCTACAATTACTATTACCCCTACCTGGACAGGTACTGTATACAGCGAAGGTTACAGCGTATGGATTGACTTTAACCGTGATGGTGACTTTACCGATGCTGGTGAGCAAGTATTTACTCAGTCGGCTACTCAAAGTACGTCTGTATCTGGCACAATTAGTATTCCTGCTTCGGCTACTACTGGCGCTACTCGTATGCGTGTATCAATGAAATACAATGCAGTGCCTACTTCTTGCGAAAGCTTTACTTATGGCGAGGTAGAAGACTATACGGTAAACATTGGTGGAGCTTCGGTAGAAAGTGCAGCTAAAAATTTGCCTGCCGAAACTGTAGTATTGTACC